From the Lathyrus oleraceus cultivar Zhongwan6 chromosome 4, CAAS_Psat_ZW6_1.0, whole genome shotgun sequence genome, one window contains:
- the LOC127138582 gene encoding uncharacterized protein LOC127138582 produces the protein MTPAVLNPPLSKSSSVHSLTSDAIFYEPARESQQFDDLRGLQWRINLGVLPSSSSSSNFIDDLRRATANSRRRYASLRGRLLVDPHVKMDGSSSPNLVMDNPLSQNPNSTWGRFFHNAEMERMVDQDLSRLYPEHGNYFQTKGCQGILRRILLLWCLRHPEYGYRQGMHELLAPLLYVLQVDVEHLLEVRKLYEDHFTDRFDDLLCQENDLSYSFDFRNISDLTNDEIGSHGKGKKIKSLDELDPKIQTIVLLSDAYEAEGELGIVLSEKFIEHDAYCMFEALMNGAHGSVAMADFFSYSPVPGSHTGLPPVIEASTALYHLLSHVDSSLYSHLVDLGVEPQYFALRWLRVLFGREFSLDNLLIIWDEVFLSDNSKTEKLAEDNADNGLRIFHSCRGAFISAIAVAMLLHIRSSLLATENPTTCLQRLLSFPENTDIQKLIEKAKSLQTLALSPEISSSTPALVEYHNNGKSVIARSLSIPTESGSPKTAKNFQPDNSYWEEKWRVVHSAEELKQDGVEKQVPSQKKRWTEKVKLSLKRAESEPSSSMNKSGKRESKTSVKRNLLKDLSKELRLEEDTEQVGGHEILCQQDNHSVAVEVEKQDDSSTYGADDRLPSKSTGSGENSFNPASPPNEIKDHENENVSLKSNVGSNLSIDVISEILLSSPVDSPLPISDHPENNLSPAPGRNNDTTGNLATLSRDIKLNKFQWLWKFGRTNGELVSEKRGRASEPLKPTNNCNNQSNTVPSSIAGEHCSSVNLKGDSADQNVMGTLRNIGQSMLEHIQVIESAFQQECGREASLDNNTSKNVLVGKGQVTAMSALKELRQISNLLSEM, from the exons ATGACGCCGGCCGTGTTGAATCCGCCATTGTCTAAATCATCGTCGGTGCATTCATTAACCTCCGACGCCATTTTTTATGAACCGGCGCGCGAGAGTCAGCAATTCGATGATCTCAGAGGTTTGCAGTGGCGTATAAACCTTGGGGTTTtgccttcttcttcttcttcttcaaacttCATTGACGATCTTCGTCGTGCAACCGCTAATTCTCGAAGAAG GTATGCTAGTTTGAGAGGGCGGCTCCTGGTTGATCCTCACGTTAAAATGGATGGAAGTAGTTCGCCCAATCTTGTCATGGACAACCCACTTTCGCAAAATCCAA ACAGTACATGGGGTCGTTTTTTTCACAATGCGGAGATGGAGAGGATGGTTGATCAGGATCTATCACGCTTATACCCGGAACATGGAAACTATTTCCAGACAAAAGGGTGCCAAGGCATTTTGAGACGAATTTTATTATTATGGTGTCTTAGACACCCCGAGTACGGTTATAGACAAG GAATGCACGAGTTGCTTGCTCCTTTGCTTTATGTTCTCCAAGTTGATGTGGAGCACCTTTTGGAAGTTCGAAAACTTTATGAAGATCACTTCACAGACAGATTTGATGATCTCCTTTGCCAAGAGAACGATCTTTCTTACAGCTTTGATTTTAGAAACATTTCAGACTTGACGAATGATGAAATTGGCTCCCatggaaaaggaaagaaaatcaAGAGTCTTGACGAGCTTGATCCTAAGATACAGACCATTGTATTGCTAAGTGATGCTTATGAGGCTGAAGGTGAACTGGGCATTGTTTTATCTGAGAAATTCATTGAGCATGATGCTTACTGCATGTTTGAAGCTTTAATGAATGGAGCTCACGGTTCAGTTGCAATGGCCGATTTTTTCTCTTATTCCCCTGTTCCTGGGTCCCATACTGGTTTGCCACCTGTAATTGAAGCTTCCACTGCATTGTATCATTTGTTGTCTCATGTGGATTCATCTCTGTATAGCCATCTTGTTGATCTCGGGGTTGAACCACAGTACTTTGCTCTCCGCTGGTTGAGAGTTTTATTTGGACGAGAATTTTCACTTGACAATCTCTTGATCATCTGGGATGAAGTCTTTTTATCAGACAATAGTAAAACGGAAAAGCTCGCGGAGGACAATGCAGACAATGGTTTAAGGATCTTTCACTCGTGTCGTGGAGCGTTTATCTCAGCTATCGCTGTGGCAATGTTACTTCATATAAGATCTTCACTACTTGCGACGGAAAATCCTACGACTTGTCTCCAGAGATTATTAAGCTTCCCTGAGAACACAGACATTCAAAAACTAATAGAGAAGGCTAAATCCTTGCAGACTCTTGCATTAAGTCCAGAAATTTCATCCTCGACACCTGCACTTGTAGAGTATCACAACAATGGTAAATCAGTAATTGCAAGGTCTCTTTCCATTCCAACTGAATCAGGTTCACCAAAAACTGCTAAGAATTTTCAACCTGATAATAGCTACTGGGAAGAAAAGTGGAGAGTTGTCCACAGTGCTGAAGAACTTAAACAAGATGGAGTAGAAAAGCAGGTTCCATCTCAGAAAAAGAGATGGACAGAAAAGGTAAAGTTAAGTTTGAAAAGAGCAGAATCTGAACCATCTTCATCAATGAATAAGAGTGGTAAACGGGAATCTAAGACATCTGTTAAACGGAATTTATTAAAAGATCTTTCCAAGGAACTTCGGTTAGAAGAAGATACAGAACAAGTCGGTGGTCATGAAATCTTATGCCAGCAGGATAATCATTCAGTAGCAGTTGAAGTGGAGAAACAAGATGATAGCTCTACTTACGGTGCTGATGATAGACTTCCAAGTAAAAGCACTGGCAGTGGGGAAAACTCATTTAACCCAGCAAGTCCTCCTAATGAGATCAAAGATCATGAAAATGAAAATGTCTCACTGAAAAGTAATGTAGGGTCTAATTTATCCATTGATGTTATTAGTGAAATTTTACTTAGTAGCCCCGTTGACTCGCCTCTTCCAATCTCCGATCATCCCGAAAATAACCTATCTCCTGCGCCAGGGCGCAATAACGATACCACAGGAAATTTGGCCACACTTTCTAGGGATATAAAACTGAATAAATTCCAGTGGCTTTGGAAGTTTGGTCGTACGAATGGCGAGTTAGTGTCTGAGAAAAGAGGGCGTGCTTCTGAGCCTTTAAAGCCGACCAACAATTGTAATAATCAAAGTAACACAGTACCCTCATCTATAGCTGGCGAGCACTGCAGCTCTGTTAACTTAAAAGGAGATTCTGCCGATCAGAATGTGATGGGAACTTTGAGGAATATTGGGCAGTCCATGCTTGAGCATATTCAG GTTATTGAGTCTGCTTTCCAACAAGAGTGTGGTCGGGAAGCTTCATTGGATAATAATACATCTAAAAATGTTCTGGTTGGCAAAGGGCAGGTTACTGCCATGTCGGCTCTCAAGGAGCTGCGCCAAATTAGCAACCTTTTGTCTGAGATGTGA